GGCCGGATCGATGCCTTCAGCGTTGAGCGCCTGCGGGAACGCAGCAGCGACATGCCACGCCAGCTTCTTGCCGAGGTCCTCGAGCACAGCCTTGTCGGCCTCGCTCTCGAGCGCAACGAGCACGCCGATCTTGCCGAGGCCATCGGCGGCCGCGTTGTGGACGTAGGGGAACACGATACCGTTGGTGACCGAAACATGCTTCAGGCGGCGGACCTGCTGGTTCTCGCCGATGGTCGCGACGTTGTCGGTCAGCTTGTCGGTCACGGTGCCGCCGTCGGGATACGAAGCGGCCTTGAGCGCGTCGACGTCGGCCGTCTGCTCGGCCAGCGCGACTTCGGTGACCTTGCGGACGAAATCCTGGAACTGGTCGTTCTTGGCGACGAAGTCGGTTTCGGAGTTGACCTCGACCGCGACACCTTTCGTGCCATCGACGGCCACGCCGACGAGTCCTTCGGCCGCGGTGCGGCTCGACTTCTTGGCGGCCGTGGCAAGGCCCTTGGCGCGCAGTGCGTCAACGGCGGCTTCGATGTCGCCGTTGCTCTGCTCCAGCGCCTTCTTGGCGTCCATCATGCCCGCGCCGGTCTTCTCGCGCAGGGCCTTCACGTCGGCGGCGGTAAATGCTGCCATGTCATTGTTCCTTCTTGAATGCAGGCCGGGCGCCGGGTCAGTGGGCCCCGACGCTCCGGTATCCGGTTGGAAGCGTTCTCACGCCTCGGCGGCGGCAGCGGCGTCGGCTTCGGCCGGCGGTTCGGCCATCGCGCCAAAGTCCTCGCCCGAATCCATCGTCTGGCGGCCCTTGCCGCTGGTGGCCGCTTCGGCCACCGCGTCGCAATAGAGGCGCACGGCGCGCGCCGCGTCGTCGTTACCCGGGATCGGGAAGGCGATGCCGCTGGGGTCGACGTTCGAATCCAGCACCGCGACGACCGGGATGCCGAGCACGCCGGCTTCCTTGATCGCGAGGTCTTCCTTGTTCGCGTCGATCACGAACATGACGTCGGGAATCCCGCCCATGTCGCGGATGCCGCCGAGCGACAGTTCCAGCTTGTCCCTTTCACGGGTGAGCTGGAGGACTTCCTTCTTGGTCAGGCCCGAAGTGTCGCCCGAAAGCTGTTCTTCCAGGGTCTTGAGCCGGCGGATCGAGCCCGAGATCGTCTTCCAGTTGGTGAGCATCCCGCCCAGCCAGCGGTGGTTGACGAAGTGCTGGCCGGAACGACGGGCCGCCTCGGCGATGGGATCCTGCGCCTGGCGCTTCGTGCCAACGAACAGCACCTTGCCGCCCGAGCGGACCGTGTCCTGGATGAAGTCCAGCGCGCGGGCCATCAGGGGCACCGTCTGCGACAGGTCGATGATGTGAACACCGTTGCGGGCGCCGAAGATGTACGGCTTCATCCGCGGGTTCCAGCGATGGGTCTGGTGGCCGAAGTGTGCGCCGGCCTCGATCAATTGCTGCATGGAGACGGTAGGTGCCGCCATAGGTATTTCCTTTCCGGTTGTTCCTCTGGAAAGCTGGAACCCGTGCGGAGAGCCCGCTGCGGGCACCGGTATGCAGTGCCTTCCATGTGAATTTGCCCGATTACGAAAGCCTGCCGATGCAGAATCGTGGAATCGAACGGCGCGCCCTCTAGCGACTTGTTCCGTCGATTTCCAGTCTCGATTTGACGCAGGGTTAACGCGTTTCGTCCCAAAAGCGGCTTGACGGCATGGAACAAATAGGGAACATTTCGGATGACGGGGGAACAAACCCCGAATCGACGATTTCCACTAAGTGTCCACAGCCGATTCACATGGTTGTGACGCCAGCAAGGGCAATTTCGCATGACCACCATGTTCCTGATCGCGCCATTCGCCGCCATCGCCGTCGCAAGCCTCCTCACGATCGCCGATGCCGCAGTGCGCGGGTGGAACGCGGCCAGGAACCTCCGCGCGGACGCGGACCGGCAGGATTCGCTTCGCCAGATCGTCGTGCGTTTCGAAGATCAGGTGCAGATGGCGCGCATGCCGGCGTTGCGGCCGGCCACAGTCAATGCGGGCCGGCGTCAGCGCCAAGGTGCGCGCTCACCGGAACGGCTGCGCGCTGTCGCCTGACCCGCGCATACCGCGCCCAGGCGTAGGGGATCAGCGCCAAATAACCGATGCAGATCGCCGCAAGCGTCCACCACGGCTCCAGCAGGAGCGCCGCGAAGATCATCCCCACTACCGCGATTACGCCGAGCCGCACCGCACGCCGGGGGCGCATCAGGGTCCAGCTCAACGTCGCGATGTTCGATATCATCAGGAACGCCATCAGCGCGGTCCACGGCGCCACCAGTCGGGGATCGCGGAAGATCGGCTCTCCCGTCGCCATCCACAGGTAGATCGGCAGCATGGCAAGACCGGCCCCCACCGGGGCGGGGACCCCGGTGAGGAATCCGGCGGACTTGTGCGGCTGGTCCGTCACGTCGATCTGCGCGTTGAATCGTGCAAGGCGCAACGCGCCGCACACGGCAAATGCAAGGGCTGCAAACCAGCCCAGGCGCGTCATGTCGCTGAGCGACCAGAGAAACAGGATCAGCGCCGGCGCCGTCCCGAAGCTGAGCGAATCGGCCAGGCTGTCCAGCTCTGCACCGAAGCGGGACTGCGCCTTCAGCAGGCGGGCAATGCGGCCGTCGATACCGTCGAGCACCCCGGCCAGGATGATCGCCAGGACCGCTTCGGCCCACATGCCCGAAATGCCGAAGCGGATGCCGGTGAGCCCGGAACAGAGCGCCGCCGCCGTGATCGCGTTGGGTACCACCGCCCGCATCGCCAGCCCGCGCTGGCCGCTGCCGCGCGGCGGGAGCGGCGTTTCGTCCTCGGCCGCCTTGGGCCCAATGCGCGGTCTCCCCTCGATCATTGGTTGACCCCTTCGATCAATTGCTGCGTCCCGATTTCAGCGAGGATCGTCTCGCCTGCGACAACGGTCTGTCCGGTCACGACCCTCGCGTCCGTGCCTGCCGGCAGATAGACGTCCACCCTGCTTCCGAACCGGATCAGGCCCACGCGCTGCCCAGCCGCGACCATGTCGCCCGGCTTCACGAACGGCACGATCCGCCGCGCGACAAGACCGGCGATCTGGGTGAAGCCGACCTGGGTACCGTCGTTCCGCTCGATCAGCAGATGCTGCCGCTCGTTGTCGTCGCTCGCCTTGTCGAGGTCGGCGTTCATGAACTTGCCGGGGATATAGACCACGCGCCGCACCGTGCCGCCCACGGGCGCGCGATTGATGTGCACGTCGAACACCGACATGAAGATCGAAACGCGCGTCACTTCGCCCGCCGGCAGTCCGCGTCCGGACGTACCGTCGTCCACGATCAGTTCGGCAGGCGGCGCCATGCGCCGGATCAGGGTGACGGTGCCATCCGCGGGCGAAAGGATCGCCCGATCGTCCTGCGGGACGACGCGTTCGGGATCACGGAAGAACGCTGCCACCCCGAGTGTCAGGAATGCGAGGGGCCAGGCGATCGTTTCCCAGGCGAGCAACGCGGTCACGAGACTTGCGACCCCGACCATGAGCGCGAACTTGCGGCCTTCCGGGTGGACCGAGGGCCAGTGCCATTGCGACGCGCCCCGGCCCCTGTTGTCGAGAATTTCTCCGGGCATGGAGGCGGGCTTACGGCGTGCGCCGGATTGTCACAAGCGAAACCGCCGCCTTCTAGGCGGCCCGCCGCACGAACACCGCGCCCACGGAGTATCCGGCACCGAAGCTGCAGATCACCCCGGTATCCCCGCCGGAAAGGTCACGGTTGTGCTTGTGAAAGGCGATCACCGATCCGGCGCTCGAGGTGTTGGCATATGTGTCGAGCACGGTGGGGCTTTCATCCTCAGACGCTTCGTGCCCCAGCACACGCTCCGCGATCAGGCGGTTCATCCCGGCGTTGGCCTGGTGCAGCCACAGCCGGCGCAACGCCTGCGGATCGAGCCCGAGCCGCGCGGATTCCTCGAGAATCAGGGCCGAGACCATCGGCACCACTTCCTTGAACACCTTGCGCCCTTCCTGGACAAAAAGCTTGTCGGCCAGGCCCTCGCCCTCAGGCGCCGCACGGTTGAGGAAGCCGAAATTATTGCGGATGTTGTTGGAAAACACGGTCTTCAGCCTCGTGCCCAGAATGTCCCAGTGACAGACCGGGGCGATTCCGGCGTCCTCCACCAGCACGGCCGTGGCAACGTCGCCGAAAATGAAATGACTGTCGCGGTCGCGCCAGTTGAGATGGCCGCTCGTCACTTCGGGGCTGACGACCAGCACGGACCGGGCGTGGCCGGCGCGGATATAATCCGCCGCGGTCTGGATTCCGAACGTGGCGGAAGAGCACGCGACGTTCATGTCGAATGCGAAACCCTCTATGGCCAGCGCCTGCTGGATCTCGATGGCCATCGCAGGATAGGCGCGCTGCATATTGGAAGCGGCGCAAAGCACGGCGTCCACGTCGCTCGCCTCGCGCCCGGCATTCGCCAGCGCCTGGCGCGCGGCCGCGACGCCGATTTCCGCCATGACGGAAAGCTCGTCATTCCCACGCTCGGGGATGCAGGGGCGCATGACGGCGGGATCAAGGACGCCCGCCTTTTCGATCACATGGCGCGACTTGATGCCGCTCGCCTTCTCGATGAACTCGGTGGAACTGGGCTGAAGCGCTGCAACCGTGCCCGCGGCAATCGCCTGCGCATGGTCGGCGTTATACCGCTCGACATAGGCGTTGAAGCTGGCGACCAGCTCGGCATTGGTGATCGATTCCGGCGGCGTGTAGAGGCCGGTCGCCGATATGACCGGGCGGTGTGACGCGTTCATCGCCGCGGGTTAGGCCCGCGACGCCCGTGCCGCAAGCATCGGATCACTTGCCGAGAAACAGGTAAGCCCACATTCCGATCACCAGACCGCCCGCGATGACGAGCAGCACTTTCGTGATCAGGAGGCGTTTACGCCGCGCTGCGGCAGCCTTCGCGCGAGCCTCCGGCGACATCGGCATTCGCTTGTTCATCCATCCCCCCAGATGCATGTCGATCCACCCGGACGCCTTTGGCGCCTCAGGCAAAAAGGTGGTGGACAGGGCTGGATTCGAACCAGCGTACGCTTGCACGGGCAGATTTACAGTCTGCTGCCTTTAACCACTCGGCCACCTGTCCACACAGGGCCTGCCGCTTCTTTTTAAGAGATGACCCCTGCTACAGGGTCGGCCGGCCGAGAGGAGCGCGCAATGGCGAAGCGGCGCTTGCCTGTCAATGGCCCCGCTGGCACAGGCCCGCACATGGCCAAAGGTGAAAAGAAGAAGGCGATGCGCGGCCGCGCGGGCCGGATGCAGGGCGGTCGCGGCAGCGGCCGGGCAGGCGCGGGGCAAGTGCGCTTGTGGGGGCGCCACGCCGTCGAAGCGGCGCTGAAGAACCCGCAGCGCGTTCACCGCAAGCTGTGGGCGACGCGCGAAGGGGTGGCGTCGCTCGATGGTGAACTCCCTTCTGATTTCCCCGTGGAATGGGCCGATCCGGCCGACCTGGCACGCCTGGTCGCGCGCGATGCGCCGCACCAGGGCCTGGTGCTCGAATGCGCGCCGCTGGAGGATGTCTTCCTTGACGAGGCGATCGAGGATGACGGGCCCGTGCTCGTGCTCGACCAAGTCACCGACCCGCACAATGTGGGTGCCATCCTGCGGTCGGCCGCCGCATTCGGCGCGGCCGCGATCGTAACACAGGATCGCCACGCGCCGCCCGAGTCGGGCACAGTCGCGAAGTCGGCCAGCGGTGCGCTGGAAATCGTGCCGTGGGTCCGCGTGGTGAACCTCGCCCGCGCGATGGAGGATCTGGCCGAGGCCGGTTACTGGCGCATCGGCCTCGCCGGAGAAGCGGAAGCGACGCTGGCCGAAGCTCTGCCCGCGGGCAAGGTCGCGCTGGTCCTGGGCGCTGAAGGCGAAGGCATGCGCCACAACGTGGCGTCCCATTGCGATTCGCTGGCACGGCTCCCGATCGCGGAGGCGATGGAGAGCCTTAATGTCTCCAACGCAGCGGCGATCGCGCTCTACGCGATCGCCACGCGCTGATCGTTCAATTCACCGAATCCTTGAGGAGCTTCCCGGCCTTGAACTTGGGCTGATTGGAGGCATTGATCTTCATCGGTTCACCGGTGCGCGGGTTGCGCCCCGTGGAAGCCTTGCGGCGCGCTACGGTGAACGTTCCGAATCCGACCAGACGCACTTCGTCGCCGTTCTTCAGTGCATTGGTAATTGCATCGAACACGCCCTCTACCGCGCTGGCGGCGTCGCTCCTGGAAAGCCCGGCAGCTTCGGCGACTGACCCGATGAGGTCGTTCTTGTTCATTCAATCCCCCTTGCGAAAGCGACAGCGATGAAGCGGCGAACCGACAGGATTCGGCGCCGCCAAAGGCCGGGAGTTTGAGAGCGTTTTGGCTATCAAGTCAAAGCGAAATCGGGCTTGTCACACGGGAACGCGCGCCGGTGCGCGGAAATGAGACACACGGGCGACGAGGCGATCGCGCGGCAGGGATCGCCCGGCCGCATGGTCAATGCGCGCGCGCGCCCTCGCCATGTTGGGGCGGCAGGGGTTGGCTGGCGAGATCGTCCGCTTCGCTCCACTCGATGGCACTGAGCGGTGCGACCAGTGCATGTTCCAGCACCTGGTCTACATGGCTGACCGGCACGATCTGCAACCCGTCGCGAATGGTCTGGGGAATTTCCACCAGGTCCTTCACGTTCTCTTCCGGGATCAGCACCGTCTTGATGCCGCCCCGCAGCGCGGCGAGCAGCTTTTCCTTGAGGCCGCCGATTGCC
This region of Tsuneonella aeria genomic DNA includes:
- the tsf gene encoding translation elongation factor Ts: MAAFTAADVKALREKTGAGMMDAKKALEQSNGDIEAAVDALRAKGLATAAKKSSRTAAEGLVGVAVDGTKGVAVEVNSETDFVAKNDQFQDFVRKVTEVALAEQTADVDALKAASYPDGGTVTDKLTDNVATIGENQQVRRLKHVSVTNGIVFPYVHNAAADGLGKIGVLVALESEADKAVLEDLGKKLAWHVAAAFPQALNAEGIDPAVVERERAVLREKNAEKIVGKPPEIAEKILNGPVEKFLRENALLTQAFVMDGKTPVQDVIAAAAKEAGKPIALVDYVRFQLGEGIEKEESDFAAEVAAAVKG
- the rpsB gene encoding 30S ribosomal protein S2 — translated: MAAPTVSMQQLIEAGAHFGHQTHRWNPRMKPYIFGARNGVHIIDLSQTVPLMARALDFIQDTVRSGGKVLFVGTKRQAQDPIAEAARRSGQHFVNHRWLGGMLTNWKTISGSIRRLKTLEEQLSGDTSGLTKKEVLQLTRERDKLELSLGGIRDMGGIPDVMFVIDANKEDLAIKEAGVLGIPVVAVLDSNVDPSGIAFPIPGNDDAARAVRLYCDAVAEAATSGKGRQTMDSGEDFGAMAEPPAEADAAAAAEA
- a CDS encoding CDP-alcohol phosphatidyltransferase family protein codes for the protein MIEGRPRIGPKAAEDETPLPPRGSGQRGLAMRAVVPNAITAAALCSGLTGIRFGISGMWAEAVLAIILAGVLDGIDGRIARLLKAQSRFGAELDSLADSLSFGTAPALILFLWSLSDMTRLGWFAALAFAVCGALRLARFNAQIDVTDQPHKSAGFLTGVPAPVGAGLAMLPIYLWMATGEPIFRDPRLVAPWTALMAFLMISNIATLSWTLMRPRRAVRLGVIAVVGMIFAALLLEPWWTLAAICIGYLALIPYAWARYARVRRQRAAVPVSAHLGADAGPH
- a CDS encoding phosphatidylserine decarboxylase encodes the protein MPGEILDNRGRGASQWHWPSVHPEGRKFALMVGVASLVTALLAWETIAWPLAFLTLGVAAFFRDPERVVPQDDRAILSPADGTVTLIRRMAPPAELIVDDGTSGRGLPAGEVTRVSIFMSVFDVHINRAPVGGTVRRVVYIPGKFMNADLDKASDDNERQHLLIERNDGTQVGFTQIAGLVARRIVPFVKPGDMVAAGQRVGLIRFGSRVDVYLPAGTDARVVTGQTVVAGETILAEIGTQQLIEGVNQ
- a CDS encoding beta-ketoacyl-ACP synthase III, which translates into the protein MNASHRPVISATGLYTPPESITNAELVASFNAYVERYNADHAQAIAAGTVAALQPSSTEFIEKASGIKSRHVIEKAGVLDPAVMRPCIPERGNDELSVMAEIGVAAARQALANAGREASDVDAVLCAASNMQRAYPAMAIEIQQALAIEGFAFDMNVACSSATFGIQTAADYIRAGHARSVLVVSPEVTSGHLNWRDRDSHFIFGDVATAVLVEDAGIAPVCHWDILGTRLKTVFSNNIRNNFGFLNRAAPEGEGLADKLFVQEGRKVFKEVVPMVSALILEESARLGLDPQALRRLWLHQANAGMNRLIAERVLGHEASEDESPTVLDTYANTSSAGSVIAFHKHNRDLSGGDTGVICSFGAGYSVGAVFVRRAA
- the rlmB gene encoding 23S rRNA (guanosine(2251)-2'-O)-methyltransferase RlmB → MAKGEKKKAMRGRAGRMQGGRGSGRAGAGQVRLWGRHAVEAALKNPQRVHRKLWATREGVASLDGELPSDFPVEWADPADLARLVARDAPHQGLVLECAPLEDVFLDEAIEDDGPVLVLDQVTDPHNVGAILRSAAAFGAAAIVTQDRHAPPESGTVAKSASGALEIVPWVRVVNLARAMEDLAEAGYWRIGLAGEAEATLAEALPAGKVALVLGAEGEGMRHNVASHCDSLARLPIAEAMESLNVSNAAAIALYAIATR
- a CDS encoding HU family DNA-binding protein — encoded protein: MNKNDLIGSVAEAAGLSRSDAASAVEGVFDAITNALKNGDEVRLVGFGTFTVARRKASTGRNPRTGEPMKINASNQPKFKAGKLLKDSVN